A part of Lacerta agilis isolate rLacAgi1 chromosome 7, rLacAgi1.pri, whole genome shotgun sequence genomic DNA contains:
- the DND1 gene encoding dead end protein homolog 1: MMSSPAWSEEVNQAKKNALLAWVEETGIKLVQINGQRKYGGPPPGWTGAVPPPGSEIFIGKIPQDIYEDKLIPLFQSVGRLYEFRLMMTFSGLNRGFAYAKYANRRGAQDAIAALNSFEIQAGHPILVCRSTDKCELSIDGLSLCVREGHLLPMLQELTAGVLSVSLHPSPFRRERQLAEVKYSSHQAAAIARKALVEGSLCLCGDDIEVDWLKPNIKQELHSASVRGFPEIPPSSFPHRDAPYEAPSGPVQPAVGSVLDYLNLQCKERQLGLPVFLTKCMQKNREGWLQFWYQVVIPKYPSPFSGFIWIKPERSGLGAHEKAKNAVALQLLKALGCPMV, encoded by the exons ATG ATGTCTTCTCCTGCGTGGAGCGAGGAAGTAAACCAGGCTAAAAAGAACGCCCTTCTGGCTTGGGTGGAAGAGACTGGCATCAAACTGGTACAGATCAATGGCCAGAGGAAATACGGTGGCCCCCCACCAG GTTGGACTGGCGCCGTTCCACCACCTGGCTCTGAGATTTTCATAGGGAAGATTCCACAGGATATATATGAGGATAAACTAATTCCTCTCTTCCAGAGTGTTGGGAGACTCTATGAATTTCGTCTCATGATGACGTTCAGTGGGCTTAACCGCGGCTTTGCCTATGCGAAATACGCAAACAGACGCGGTGCCCAGGATGCTATTGCCGCGCTCAACTCCTTTGAAATCCAGGCCGGCCACCCCATTTTGGTCTGCAGAAGTACAGACAAGTGTGAGCTCTCCATTGATggtttgtctctctgtgtgagagagggacACCTTCTTCCAATGCTGCAGGAACTGACTGCCGGAGTCCTGAGTGTTTCCTTGCACCCAAGCCCTTTCAGAAGGGAGAGGCAGCTGGCAGAGGTGAAATACAGCTCCCACCAGGCAGCTGCAATCGCCAGGAAAGCCCTTGTGGAAG GTAGCTTGTGCCTCTGTGGAGATGACATTGAAGTGGATTGGCTAAAGCCAAATATAAAACAGGAACTCCACAGTGCCTCCGTTCGGGGCTTTCCGGAGATTCCACCATCCAGTTTTCCCCACAGAGATGCCCCCTATGAAGCACCTTCTGGGCCTGTGCAACCCGCGGTGGGCAGTGTGCTGGACTACCTGAATTTGCAATGCAAGGAACGgcagctggggctccctgtattTCTTACAAAATGTATGCAAAAGAATCGTGAAGGATGGTTACAGTTCTGGTATCAAGTGGTGATACCTAAATATCCATCACCTTTCAGTGGGTTTATCTGGATCAAGCCAGAACGTTCCGGCTTGGGGGCCCATGAAAAGGCCAAGAATGCAGTGGCACTGCAGCTACTCAAAGCTCTGG GATGCCCAATGGTGTAA
- the WDR55 gene encoding WD repeat-containing protein 55 has protein sequence MAAPEQAYSSEEETEPEPRPRDTPEDISLEAAANTIAFHPCRDVLAAGDVDGDVYLYSYSCLEGGNKELWSSGHHLKSCREVSFSHDGQKLFTVSKDKSIHILSVEEGRLVTRFSKAHNSALNSLLVIDEHLFATGDDRGELKVWDLRKGTSVMDMKQHEEYISDMVVDGNKKLLLTTSGDGTMGVFNIRRRRFELLSEPQNGDLSAIALMKRGKKVACGSSEGTIYLFNWDGFGATSDRFALKAESIDCMVPVTESIVCTGSIDGVIRAVNILPNRVIGSVGQHVGEPIEQLAKCHTGPFLASCAHDQKVKFWDISSLNSVIVDDYRKKKKKSGQLKSLSLKAFGTGEDFFAGLREEAAAPKDEVSSGTETDSD, from the exons ATGGCTGCGCCCGAGCAG GCATATTCAAGTGAGGAGGAAACAGAACCTGAGCCTAGACCTCGAGACACCCCTGAAGACATTTCCCTTGAGGCAGCAGCAAACACCATTGCCTTTCACCCTTGTCGGGATGTCCTAGCTGCTGGAGACGTGGATGGTGATGTCTATCT atatTCATATTCCTGTTTGGAAGGTGGAAACAAGGAGCTTTGGTCTTCAGGACATCATTTAAAATCCTGCCGGGAAGTGTCCTTTTCCCATGATGGACAAA AGCTCTTTACGGTGTCCAAAGATAAATCCATTCATATTCTGAGTGTGGAGGAAGGTCGTCTCGTGACAAGGTTCTCCAAGGCTCACAA TTCTGCTCTGAACAGTCTGCTGGTGATAGACGAGCACTTGTTTGCCACAGGAGATGACCGTGGGGAATTGAAAGTGTGGGATCTGCGCAAAGGCACCTCCGTTATGGATATGAAGCAGCACGAGGAGTATATCAGTGACATGGTCGTTGACGGGAacaagaagctgctgctcactacCAG TGGAGACGGAACTATGGGAGTATTCAACATCAGGAGAAGGCGCTTCGAGCTGCTCTCTGAGCCTCAGAACGGAGACCTGTCAGCCATCGCTCTGATGAAG AGAGGAAAGAAAGTGGCCTGTGGCTCCAGCGAGGGAACCATTTACCTCTTCAACTGGGATGGCTTTGGCGCTACTAGTGATCGGTTTGCGCTGAAGGCGGAGTCCATTGACTGCATGGTTCCTGTAACAGAGAGCATTGTGTGCACAGGCTCCATTGACGGAGTCATCAG GGCCGTGAACATCTTGCCCAATCGGGTGATTGGCAGTGTTGGGCAACATGTTGGGGAGCCTATTGAGCAGCTAGCCAAATGCCATACCGGTCCATTTCTGGCCAGCTGCGCCCATGACCAGAAGGTGAAGTTCTGGGACATCTCTTCGCTTAACTCGGTCATTGTGGACgattacagaaagaaaaagaagaaaagtgggCAGCTGAAGTCTTTGAGTCTCAAGGCATTTGGTACCGGAGAGGATTTCTTTGCAGGCTTgagagaggaggcagcagcacCGAAGGATGAAGTCTCTAGTGGCACGGAAACGGACAGTGACTAA